Proteins from a single region of Runella sp. SP2:
- a CDS encoding MaoC family dehydratase yields the protein MLIFENLAAFRAHVGQEIGTSEWVTITQEMVNDFAKATGDHQWIHVDTDMAAKYSPFKTTIAHGFLTLSLAPKFMYELYQVKSAKMGLNYGTNKVRFTSPVPTGSRVRMHATLKEVEDQEPNGVKSTMTLVFEIEGHPKPACVAEMISLAFE from the coding sequence ATGCTCATTTTTGAAAACCTCGCCGCATTTCGGGCCCACGTAGGTCAAGAAATTGGCACAAGCGAATGGGTGACAATCACCCAAGAAATGGTCAACGATTTTGCCAAAGCCACTGGTGACCACCAATGGATTCACGTAGATACCGACATGGCTGCCAAGTACTCTCCGTTCAAAACAACCATTGCCCACGGTTTTTTGACGCTCTCCTTGGCGCCTAAGTTTATGTATGAATTGTACCAAGTAAAATCAGCAAAAATGGGGCTCAATTACGGCACCAATAAAGTTCGGTTTACGTCGCCCGTACCCACAGGCAGCCGCGTACGAATGCACGCCACCCTCAAAGAAGTTGAAGACCAAGAACCCAACGGCGTAAAGTCAACCATGACGCTTGTCTTTGAAATAGAAGGACATCCCAAACCTGCCTGTGTGGCCGAGATGATAAGTTTAGCTTTTGAATAG
- the fabG gene encoding 3-oxoacyl-[acyl-carrier-protein] reductase, which translates to MRLQDKVAIITGGARGIGKATAEIFTREGAKVIIWDMLDAGEQTAQELRDKGFSAEFTKISVTDVPAIEAAARDIYERYGQIDILVNNAGITRDKSLLKMSYQEWAQVIDINLNGVFNCTKTIVPYMVEKKYGRIICTSSVVGQTGNFGQTNYVATKSAIIGMVKTWAKELGKYNITANAVAPGFIKTEMTDLIPEEVRNQTVAGIPVKRMGLPEDIANAYLYLASEEAGYVNGHTLSVNGGVA; encoded by the coding sequence ATGCGTTTACAAGATAAAGTTGCCATCATTACGGGAGGTGCCCGTGGAATCGGGAAAGCCACTGCCGAAATTTTTACGCGCGAAGGTGCCAAAGTGATAATCTGGGATATGCTCGACGCGGGCGAACAAACCGCCCAAGAGCTCCGCGATAAAGGCTTTTCTGCTGAATTTACCAAAATCAGCGTCACCGACGTGCCTGCCATCGAAGCCGCCGCCCGCGATATTTACGAACGCTACGGACAAATTGATATTTTGGTCAACAACGCAGGCATTACCCGCGACAAATCGTTGCTCAAAATGTCGTACCAAGAATGGGCACAAGTCATTGACATTAACCTCAACGGGGTCTTCAATTGTACCAAAACCATTGTCCCGTACATGGTAGAGAAAAAATATGGCCGAATCATTTGTACTTCTTCCGTGGTGGGTCAAACGGGAAATTTTGGTCAAACCAACTACGTAGCCACCAAATCGGCCATCATCGGAATGGTGAAAACGTGGGCCAAAGAACTCGGCAAGTACAACATTACCGCCAATGCCGTAGCGCCTGGTTTCATCAAAACCGAAATGACCGATTTGATTCCAGAAGAAGTCCGTAACCAAACCGTAGCGGGCATCCCTGTAAAACGGATGGGACTTCCTGAAGACATCGCCAATGCGTACCTGTATTTGGCCTCCGAAGAAGCGGGTTACGTCAATGGACACACCCTGAGTGTCAATGGTGGAGTTGCCTAA
- a CDS encoding acyl-CoA dehydrogenase codes for MVLEGLNFNLTEEHLAVKEAARDFAQNELLPGVIERDNEQKFDPKLLKRMGELGFLGMMVSPEYGGGGMDTVSYVLAMEELSKVDASASVMVSVNNSLVCYGLEAYGTEEQKRKYLTPLASGEIIGAFCLSEPEAGSDATSQHTTAEDKGDYYLLNGTKNWITNGNISSVCLVMAQTHPELKHKGINCLIVEKGWDGFVVGKKEDKMGIRASDTHSLMFTDVNVPKENRIGNDGFGFKFAMSTLNGGRIGIAAQALGIAAGALELSLKYANERKAFGKAIFEHQAIQFKLAEMATKIEAARLLVYKAARLKDEHKDYVQAAAMAKLFASEVAMWAATEAVQIHGGYGYVKEFHVERLMRDAKITQIYEGTSEIQKLVIARELQK; via the coding sequence ATGGTATTAGAAGGACTCAACTTCAACTTAACCGAAGAGCATTTAGCCGTAAAGGAAGCAGCCCGCGATTTTGCTCAAAACGAGCTCCTACCAGGAGTCATCGAACGCGACAATGAACAAAAATTTGACCCAAAACTCCTCAAACGCATGGGCGAATTGGGCTTTTTGGGAATGATGGTTTCGCCCGAATACGGCGGAGGTGGAATGGATACGGTTTCGTACGTGTTGGCGATGGAAGAACTGTCGAAAGTGGACGCGTCGGCCTCGGTGATGGTGTCGGTCAACAATTCGTTGGTTTGCTATGGTTTAGAAGCCTACGGTACCGAAGAACAAAAACGAAAATACCTTACGCCACTTGCATCGGGGGAAATCATTGGGGCGTTTTGTCTTTCTGAGCCCGAAGCAGGTTCGGATGCAACCTCTCAACATACCACGGCCGAAGACAAAGGTGACTATTATCTTCTCAACGGTACCAAAAACTGGATTACCAATGGAAACATTTCATCAGTATGCCTAGTAATGGCCCAAACCCATCCCGAACTCAAACACAAGGGCATCAACTGCCTGATTGTCGAAAAAGGCTGGGACGGATTTGTAGTGGGTAAAAAAGAAGACAAGATGGGAATCCGTGCGTCGGATACGCATTCGTTGATGTTTACCGACGTGAACGTTCCCAAAGAAAATCGCATTGGCAACGATGGTTTTGGATTTAAGTTTGCCATGAGTACCCTCAACGGTGGCCGCATCGGAATAGCCGCCCAAGCCCTCGGTATTGCCGCAGGAGCGTTGGAACTATCACTCAAATACGCCAATGAACGCAAAGCCTTCGGAAAAGCTATTTTCGAGCACCAAGCCATTCAGTTTAAATTGGCAGAAATGGCCACAAAAATCGAAGCAGCACGCTTATTGGTATATAAAGCCGCCCGCCTCAAAGACGAACACAAAGACTATGTACAAGCTGCGGCCATGGCCAAGCTCTTTGCGTCGGAAGTAGCGATGTGGGCTGCCACCGAAGCTGTACAGATTCACGGCGGTTATGGCTACGTGAAAGAATTCCACGTAGAGCGATTAATGCGCGACGCAAAAATAACTCAGATATACGAAGGTACCTCAGAAATACAAAAATTGGTGATAGCCCGAGAATTGCAAAAATAA
- a CDS encoding helix-turn-helix domain-containing protein has product MQNVKNSVFLKLIGERIRALRKERGLSQVDLGVLIGNHGEQIGRIERGELNVTICTLKIIAEGLKVKLKDLIDIEGH; this is encoded by the coding sequence ATGCAAAACGTCAAAAATTCCGTTTTTCTTAAGCTTATAGGAGAGCGAATCAGAGCTTTGAGGAAAGAGCGTGGGTTATCTCAAGTTGACTTAGGCGTTTTGATTGGAAACCACGGTGAACAAATAGGTCGTATAGAAAGGGGCGAGTTAAATGTCACAATATGTACTCTAAAAATAATTGCAGAAGGGTTAAAGGTGAAGTTAAAAGACCTGATTGATATTGAAGGCCACTAA
- a CDS encoding AraC family transcriptional regulator, producing MEDYNKIIESLGVKFIKARHIRMLQTITIKNFYDVENSLMILYDGEVSFGNEKIEVGDMLFIPGGKHATVTYSSGDNVQPKVVSNEEFLTRRELYFDTLRDSSQVGKIPHSFGLVAFDAKVFDSVNFFTSLDIPPFIIKHNAYLGRLIGEILQEDFNDVAGRGRIIKIKTEELAIEVIRYILKNRLFVEQLVTNSTYFKDPRLIDIFAYIKDNLGGDLSNKVLANVANVSEDYVGQYFKMLTQINPQDYIEYQRMEEAVNLLRTSKKSIRAIGAEVGYKDTAYFCRRFKMMFGIPAGKMRRRESLMNV from the coding sequence ATGGAAGATTATAATAAAATCATCGAATCGCTGGGAGTGAAGTTCATCAAGGCTCGTCACATCCGGATGTTGCAAACTATTACCATTAAAAACTTTTATGACGTAGAGAACTCCTTGATGATTCTTTACGACGGGGAAGTGTCTTTTGGCAACGAAAAAATCGAAGTTGGGGACATGCTTTTTATACCAGGAGGAAAGCACGCCACTGTTACTTACAGCAGCGGTGACAACGTGCAACCAAAGGTAGTAAGCAACGAAGAGTTCTTGACCCGCCGCGAATTGTATTTCGATACACTGCGCGACTCGTCACAAGTGGGCAAAATACCTCACTCATTTGGGCTTGTGGCCTTTGACGCCAAGGTATTTGACTCGGTCAACTTCTTTACGTCGTTGGACATTCCGCCGTTTATCATCAAGCATAACGCCTACCTTGGTCGTTTGATTGGTGAGATTTTGCAGGAAGATTTTAACGACGTGGCAGGACGCGGACGTATCATCAAAATTAAAACCGAAGAACTTGCAATTGAAGTTATTCGCTACATTTTGAAAAACCGTCTGTTTGTGGAGCAATTGGTCACCAACAGTACCTACTTCAAAGACCCTCGTTTGATTGATATTTTTGCCTACATCAAAGACAATTTGGGAGGCGATTTGTCGAACAAGGTATTGGCCAACGTCGCCAACGTATCGGAAGATTACGTAGGTCAGTATTTCAAAATGTTGACCCAAATCAACCCACAAGACTACATCGAATACCAACGGATGGAAGAAGCCGTTAATTTGCTTCGTACGTCGAAGAAAAGTATTCGTGCCATCGGTGCTGAAGTTGGCTACAAAGACACGGCCTATTTTTGCCGTCGTTTCAAAATGATGTTCGGCATTCCAGCGGGCAAAATGCGCCGCCGCGAATCGCTCATGAACGTCTAA
- a CDS encoding membrane or secreted protein yields MKTLFRFSCWMLGMGLLLSSPTFAQLKGTWQQKSDDGIITSLICSDDYLMMTRYKEKEFIYTEGGTYKITNGTIAYKSEFNSADTSRVGKTLNFKITISGKKLSVENVGEWQQMDDGSTPASALYRITGRMGNDGNIAPMQRGPRKTLKMLTGTRFQWAAINPETKQFSGTGGGSYVIKDGKYTETIEFFSRDNSRVGASLTFDYELKDGKDWHHSGLSSAGAKIYEVWSKEQ; encoded by the coding sequence ATGAAAACACTATTTCGCTTCTCTTGCTGGATGTTAGGTATGGGGCTTTTGCTCAGTTCCCCCACATTTGCCCAATTAAAAGGCACTTGGCAGCAAAAAAGTGACGATGGAATCATCACTTCGCTCATTTGCTCGGACGACTACTTGATGATGACTCGCTACAAAGAAAAAGAGTTTATTTATACCGAAGGCGGAACGTACAAAATCACCAACGGCACCATTGCCTACAAAAGCGAGTTCAATTCTGCGGATACCTCCAGAGTCGGCAAGACCTTAAATTTCAAAATAACGATTTCGGGAAAAAAATTATCGGTTGAAAACGTAGGTGAATGGCAACAAATGGACGACGGTAGCACACCTGCCTCGGCCTTGTACCGTATCACAGGCCGCATGGGCAACGACGGGAACATTGCTCCCATGCAACGTGGCCCCCGTAAAACCCTCAAAATGCTCACAGGAACGCGTTTTCAATGGGCAGCCATCAACCCCGAAACCAAGCAGTTTTCGGGTACGGGCGGCGGTAGTTATGTTATCAAAGACGGAAAATACACCGAAACAATTGAATTTTTTAGCCGCGACAATAGCCGCGTAGGTGCATCCCTCACCTTTGATTACGAACTCAAAGACGGCAAAGATTGGCACCACAGTGGCCTAAGCAGCGCAGGGGCTAAGATTTACGAAGTCTGGAGTAAGGAGCAGTAG
- the murF gene encoding UDP-N-acetylmuramoyl-tripeptide--D-alanyl-D-alanine ligase translates to MTISQLYDCFLACNGVSTDTRQIVEGCLFVALRGDKFDGNVYAKDALEKGAKYAIVDNSEYAVDNRFLLVENSLEALQQLANHHRRQLNIPVVGLTGSNGKTTTKELIAAVLSKKFRTYATKGNLNNHIGVPLTLLAIDKSYEMAVVEMGANHQKEIALLSSIAEPTHGMITNIGKAHLEGFGGIEGVRKGKGELFDWLSTSGGTVFVNGANATLQEMANERNFSEKVLYLADATAPQLLEDTPLVIYQDAHQQTVHTHLTGRYNFENIAAALAIGAYFGVSDQDANAAVAEYNPTNNRSQIIQKGSNTVIMDAYNANPSSMAAAIENFGKLKAERKMVILGDMLELGDESPTEHLALGKLVAAQKFDVVILAGKLMKDALSALPKAYYFPDKFSLHNWVIDHPQQNTHVLIKGSRGMGLETVVPYL, encoded by the coding sequence ATGACGATTTCTCAATTATACGATTGCTTTTTGGCCTGTAATGGCGTTTCAACTGATACCCGACAAATTGTTGAAGGCTGTTTGTTTGTAGCCCTGCGGGGAGATAAGTTTGATGGAAATGTTTATGCCAAAGATGCGTTAGAAAAAGGAGCAAAATACGCCATTGTGGATAACTCTGAATACGCTGTGGATAACCGTTTCCTGTTGGTGGAAAACAGTTTAGAAGCGCTTCAACAATTGGCCAACCACCACCGTCGTCAACTCAACATCCCAGTAGTAGGCTTGACAGGTTCCAATGGAAAAACCACTACAAAAGAGCTGATTGCGGCCGTTTTAAGTAAAAAATTTCGCACTTACGCTACCAAAGGCAATCTTAATAACCACATCGGTGTGCCGCTCACGCTATTGGCCATCGACAAAAGTTACGAAATGGCCGTCGTAGAAATGGGTGCCAACCACCAAAAAGAAATTGCCCTTCTCAGCAGCATCGCCGAGCCTACCCACGGCATGATTACCAACATTGGCAAAGCCCATTTGGAAGGTTTTGGAGGAATTGAAGGAGTCCGCAAAGGCAAAGGAGAATTATTTGATTGGCTTTCGACTTCGGGCGGTACGGTGTTTGTCAACGGCGCCAATGCGACCCTCCAAGAAATGGCCAACGAGCGCAATTTTAGTGAAAAGGTACTTTACCTAGCCGATGCCACTGCCCCGCAACTGTTAGAAGATACTCCTTTGGTGATTTACCAAGATGCCCACCAACAAACCGTTCATACGCATCTGACGGGCCGGTACAATTTTGAAAATATCGCCGCAGCTTTGGCGATTGGCGCTTATTTTGGCGTTTCGGATCAAGATGCCAACGCCGCCGTCGCAGAGTACAATCCGACGAATAATCGCTCTCAAATCATTCAAAAAGGAAGCAATACCGTAATTATGGACGCTTACAACGCCAACCCCTCTTCTATGGCAGCCGCTATTGAAAACTTTGGGAAGTTGAAAGCCGAGCGTAAAATGGTAATTTTGGGAGATATGCTCGAACTAGGCGACGAATCGCCCACGGAACACTTAGCACTGGGAAAATTGGTAGCGGCGCAAAAATTTGACGTTGTCATTTTGGCGGGGAAGCTCATGAAAGATGCCTTGTCTGCTTTGCCAAAAGCCTATTATTTCCCCGATAAATTCTCATTACACAACTGGGTTATTGATCATCCTCAACAAAACACCCATGTGCTTATCAAAGGCTCAAGAGGAATGGGATTAGAGACCGTTGTTCCGTATTTGTAG
- a CDS encoding XisI protein, with protein MDTIEHYKSIIKKVLKNHASGYQMPNTEEYTEQLIIDDEHGHYLLMGVGWQQYKRLHGINLHIDIIGEKVYIQQDWTERGIALELEEQGIPKKDIVLAFHAPYRRPLIEEYAVR; from the coding sequence ATGGATACAATAGAGCACTATAAATCAATCATCAAGAAAGTTCTCAAAAATCACGCTTCTGGTTATCAAATGCCCAATACCGAAGAATATACTGAGCAACTAATCATTGACGATGAACATGGCCATTACCTTCTTATGGGAGTTGGTTGGCAACAGTATAAGCGTTTACATGGTATTAATTTACATATTGACATTATTGGTGAAAAAGTCTATATCCAGCAGGATTGGACTGAACGAGGAATTGCCTTAGAGTTAGAAGAGCAAGGTATCCCCAAAAAAGACATTGTGTTGGCTTTCCATGCGCCCTATCGGCGGCCATTAATCGAAGAATACGCCGTTCGTTAA
- a CDS encoding amidophosphoribosyltransferase, with product MSDVIKHECGIALIRLRKPFQYYIDKYGTPLYAVYKLHTLMEKQVNRGQDGAGVANIKLEVPPGHRYISRYRSVDQQPVAEIFTKVQKKFKKAFKELKGDDKDLRYDAKWLQENVAFTGEVWLGHLRYGTHGANEIENCHPMLRQNSWRSRNLVVAGNFNMTNVDTLFNKLVSLGQHPKDRVDTVTVMEKIGHFLDEENQRVFDRFKGIYENPDLSDVIEDNMDMVRVLHRSCRDFDGGFAMCGMTGSGQAFVVRDPSGIRPAYYYADDEVVVVASEKPAIKAAFNANYADIQEIKPGHALIIDKYGEYDQHQILKPLEKRSCSFERIYFSRASDPDIYHERKQLGQLLIPQILQEVDYDLENTVFSYIPNTAETAFFGLIEGLEDYLAKQRKKAVADGNLSPEELDKILSFRPRIEKLVSKDVKQRTFITSDEARDEMVSHVYDMTYEVVKKGVDTIVVVDDSIVRGTTLEKSILRLLDRLGPKKIIIVSSAPQIRYPDCYGIDMSKVKDFVAFRAALQLLKERGLDNLREEVYAQCVAALETGNATQQNYVKALFDQFTDEEVSRKVAEIVRPKDLKAELSILFQTVENLHKACPNHSGDWYFTGNYPTPGGNRVVNKAYVNFYEGRGVVRAY from the coding sequence ATGAGCGACGTAATCAAGCACGAATGTGGTATTGCCCTCATTCGCCTCCGGAAGCCGTTTCAATATTATATTGACAAATACGGCACACCCCTCTACGCAGTTTACAAATTACACACCTTGATGGAAAAACAGGTCAACCGCGGTCAAGATGGCGCGGGTGTAGCCAACATCAAGCTCGAAGTTCCGCCAGGGCACCGCTACATTAGCCGTTACCGTTCGGTCGACCAACAACCTGTCGCAGAGATTTTTACGAAAGTCCAGAAGAAATTCAAAAAGGCTTTCAAAGAACTCAAAGGCGACGATAAAGACCTTCGCTACGACGCTAAATGGCTACAAGAAAACGTGGCATTTACGGGCGAGGTTTGGTTAGGTCACCTTCGCTACGGTACCCACGGGGCCAACGAAATCGAGAACTGCCACCCCATGCTCCGTCAAAATAGTTGGCGTAGCCGCAACTTGGTAGTAGCAGGGAACTTCAACATGACCAACGTTGACACGCTTTTCAACAAGCTTGTTTCGCTGGGACAGCACCCCAAAGACCGCGTGGACACGGTGACGGTAATGGAAAAAATCGGGCACTTCTTGGACGAAGAAAACCAGCGCGTTTTTGACCGTTTCAAGGGAATTTACGAAAATCCCGACCTCTCCGACGTCATTGAAGACAACATGGACATGGTGCGCGTGCTTCACCGCTCATGTCGCGATTTCGACGGTGGCTTTGCCATGTGTGGAATGACAGGCTCGGGACAAGCGTTTGTGGTTCGTGACCCATCGGGTATCCGCCCTGCGTATTATTATGCCGACGACGAAGTTGTGGTAGTTGCGTCCGAAAAACCTGCCATCAAGGCCGCTTTCAACGCCAACTACGCCGACATTCAAGAAATAAAACCTGGTCATGCGCTCATCATCGACAAATATGGCGAGTACGATCAGCACCAAATTTTAAAGCCGCTCGAAAAACGTTCTTGTAGTTTTGAGCGGATTTATTTTTCTAGGGCCTCTGATCCAGATATTTACCACGAACGTAAGCAACTTGGTCAGCTTCTGATTCCGCAGATTTTGCAGGAAGTAGATTACGACCTCGAAAATACCGTCTTCTCTTACATTCCGAACACGGCCGAAACCGCCTTTTTTGGATTGATTGAAGGCTTGGAAGACTATTTGGCCAAACAACGCAAAAAAGCCGTTGCCGATGGCAATCTCTCCCCTGAAGAATTGGACAAAATTCTTTCGTTCCGCCCAAGGATTGAGAAATTGGTGTCGAAAGACGTTAAACAACGAACCTTCATTACCAGTGATGAGGCCCGCGACGAAATGGTATCGCACGTGTATGACATGACCTACGAGGTAGTGAAAAAAGGCGTCGATACAATTGTGGTCGTGGATGATTCTATCGTGCGGGGTACTACCCTCGAAAAGAGTATCTTGCGTTTGCTCGACCGCCTTGGACCTAAGAAAATCATTATTGTATCGTCGGCTCCGCAAATCCGCTATCCCGATTGCTACGGTATTGATATGTCGAAGGTGAAAGATTTTGTGGCGTTCCGTGCCGCTTTGCAATTGCTCAAAGAACGCGGCCTCGATAACCTTCGCGAAGAAGTATATGCCCAATGCGTTGCCGCATTGGAAACGGGAAATGCCACGCAGCAAAACTACGTCAAGGCGCTTTTTGATCAGTTTACAGACGAAGAAGTATCGCGCAAAGTAGCCGAAATTGTTCGTCCCAAAGACCTCAAGGCCGAATTGTCGATTCTTTTCCAAACGGTTGAAAACCTGCACAAAGCCTGCCCCAACCACAGCGGTGACTGGTATTTCACAGGAAATTATCCAACCCCTGGCGGAAACCGCGTTGTGAACAAAGCCTACGTCAATTTCTACGAAGGACGGGGCGTAGTGAGAGCTTACTAA
- a CDS encoding sugar phosphate isomerase/epimerase: MFPLSRRRFLQSAGSLASMALLPSFRIAAQPLYLGGPIFLKSEDPVELAKEHRRLGYSAAYVPKVELKDSVRIAALRKAFAEQNVLIAEVGAWVNMLDQDAEKRKKNREYVTERLALAEEIGALTCIDIAGSYNPKQWDGPDARNLTKEYFDATVENCRAVIDAVKPKKAKFALEMMGWSLPNDADSCLKFIKAIDRPAFAAHIDIANIINSPERFYQNKALINDTFKKLGKWVVSCHAKDVVGKDVHFAETMPGRGGMDYVTYLRNVTALPRAVPLMLEHLRTPEEYDEARLFVMKIAKETGIPLA; encoded by the coding sequence ATGTTTCCGCTTTCACGTCGCCGATTTTTACAGTCAGCTGGTAGTTTGGCCAGCATGGCTTTACTGCCTTCCTTTCGGATAGCTGCACAGCCGTTGTACCTTGGTGGTCCTATTTTTTTAAAAAGCGAAGACCCCGTCGAATTAGCCAAAGAACATCGGCGGTTGGGATATAGTGCAGCTTACGTTCCCAAAGTAGAATTAAAAGATAGCGTCCGCATCGCGGCTTTGCGGAAGGCATTTGCGGAGCAGAATGTCCTCATCGCAGAAGTAGGGGCATGGGTCAACATGCTAGACCAAGATGCCGAAAAACGCAAGAAAAATAGAGAATACGTCACCGAACGCCTCGCTTTGGCCGAAGAAATTGGCGCGTTGACCTGCATCGACATCGCGGGCTCGTACAACCCCAAACAATGGGACGGCCCCGACGCCCGCAACCTTACCAAAGAATATTTTGACGCAACGGTCGAAAATTGCCGTGCCGTCATCGACGCCGTTAAGCCCAAAAAAGCCAAATTTGCCCTCGAAATGATGGGATGGAGCTTGCCCAACGATGCTGATTCCTGTTTAAAATTCATCAAAGCCATTGACCGACCTGCTTTCGCGGCGCATATCGACATCGCCAACATCATCAACTCTCCCGAACGGTTTTATCAAAATAAAGCATTGATCAACGATACCTTCAAAAAACTGGGGAAATGGGTTGTGTCTTGCCACGCCAAAGATGTCGTGGGAAAAGATGTGCATTTCGCCGAAACCATGCCTGGGCGCGGTGGCATGGACTACGTGACTTACCTGCGAAACGTAACCGCACTTCCGCGCGCCGTTCCGCTCATGCTAGAACACCTACGCACACCCGAAGAATACGATGAAGCGCGGTTGTTTGTCATGAAAATAGCCAAAGAAACAGGAATCCCACTGGCCTAG
- a CDS encoding SDR family NAD(P)-dependent oxidoreductase, with product MGHNNYQGALQKPIGSGFNAASTTNDVIKGIDLTGKIAIVTGGNTGIGLETVRTLAAAGATVIVPARDVTKAKRNLAGIPRVELETMDLIAPESIDAFAKKFVASGRPLHLLIHNAGIMWVPLRRDSRGVESQLATNYLAQFQLTARLWPALVAARGARVINVSSDGHRFAPFHFDDPNFLHRDYETLQGYGQSKTASNLFALELDYRGKSSQVRAYSLHPGSIHGTELGREAPIELFQQMGFCDADGNLFPEIVASLKTISQGAATTVWCATSSMLNDIGGVYCEDSDVAELSTDASQSGGVQLYSLDEANAKRLWELSETLTGIQFQMT from the coding sequence ATGGGACACAACAATTATCAAGGAGCGTTACAGAAACCGATAGGTTCAGGATTTAACGCAGCATCTACAACCAATGATGTCATCAAAGGGATTGACCTTACGGGAAAAATTGCCATTGTGACGGGGGGAAACACGGGCATCGGCTTAGAAACGGTCAGAACACTCGCTGCCGCAGGTGCCACCGTCATCGTACCCGCAAGAGACGTAACAAAGGCAAAACGAAATTTAGCAGGCATCCCGCGTGTTGAATTAGAAACCATGGATTTGATAGCCCCTGAGTCCATTGATGCTTTTGCCAAAAAATTCGTCGCGTCGGGTCGCCCCCTTCATTTACTTATCCACAATGCAGGCATTATGTGGGTGCCACTTCGCAGAGATAGTCGGGGAGTTGAATCTCAACTAGCGACTAATTATCTGGCGCAGTTTCAGCTTACGGCAAGGCTGTGGCCTGCGCTGGTAGCCGCCCGTGGGGCAAGGGTCATCAACGTATCGTCCGACGGACATCGCTTTGCCCCCTTTCACTTTGATGATCCCAATTTCCTCCACCGCGATTATGAAACCCTCCAAGGCTATGGTCAATCCAAAACAGCCAGCAATCTTTTTGCCCTTGAGTTAGATTACCGTGGCAAATCGTCTCAGGTACGCGCTTACTCCCTCCACCCAGGCTCTATCCATGGCACGGAATTGGGCAGGGAAGCTCCCATAGAGCTGTTTCAACAAATGGGTTTTTGCGATGCAGACGGAAATTTATTTCCCGAAATAGTCGCTTCGCTAAAGACCATTTCGCAAGGAGCTGCCACCACGGTTTGGTGCGCTACCAGTTCGATGCTCAACGATATTGGGGGCGTGTATTGCGAAGATTCAGATGTAGCTGAATTATCAACTGACGCCTCTCAATCAGGCGGTGTACAACTTTATTCCTTGGACGAGGCCA